One part of the Eptesicus fuscus isolate TK198812 chromosome 20, DD_ASM_mEF_20220401, whole genome shotgun sequence genome encodes these proteins:
- the KRT20 gene encoding keratin, type I cytoskeletal 20: MDFTRRSLQRSLSSSSQASMVNMYRTGSRQLLGTAPSVYGGAGGHGTRISTSKSLVSYGNDLNRSDLFIGNEKMAMRNLNDRLASYLEKVRSLEQSNYKLEMQIKQWYESNSPSTSRDYGAYYKQIEELQAQIKDAQRQHALCVLKIDNGKLAAEDFRLKYETERGMRLTVEADLQSLSKVYDDLTLNKTDLEMQIEELNKDLVLLKKEHQEEVDSLRKQLGNTVSVELKAAPALNLSAIMDEMRQKYEVLAQENLKKVKEEFEIQTETLQQQVSVDTAELKESEVQVKELRRTYQNLEIDLKSHLSMKQSLEQTLQDTQARYQSQLAALQALLNSIEAQLMQIRADTERQSKEYNELLDMKIRLEQEIATYRRLLEGEELILEEKADVKKTRKIKTVVEEVVDGKVVSSEIKEMEESI; this comes from the exons ATGGATTTCACACGCAGAAGCTTGCAAAGAAGCCTGAGTTCCTCCTCACAGGCCTCTATGGTCAACATGTATAGGACTGGGAGCAGGCAGCTCCTGGGGACGGCACCCAGCGTCTATGGGGGAGCTGGAGGCCACGGCACCCGCATCTCAACCTCCAAAAGCTTGGTGAGCTATGGGAATGATCTCAACAGAAGCGACCTGTTTATTGGCAATGAGAAGATGGCCATGAGAAACCTCAATGACCGCCTAGCAAGCTACCTAGAAAAAGTGCGCTCCCTGGAGCAGTCCAACTACAAACTTGAGATGCAGATTAAGCAATGGTATGAATCAAACTCGCCCAGCACCAGTCGGGACTACGGTGCATACTACAAACAAATTGAAGAGCTGCAAGCTCAG ATTAAGGATGCTCAACGGCAACATGCTCTGTGTGTCCTGAAAATTGATAATGGCAAACTGGCGGCTGAGGACTTCAGACTGAA GTATGAGACTGAAAGAGGGATGCGCCTAACAGTGGAAGCTGACCTCCAGAGCCTGAGTAAGGTTTATGACGATCTAACCCTAAACAAAACAGACTTGGAGATGCAAATTGAAGAACTGAATAAAGACCTGGTTCTCCTCAAAAAAGAACATCaggag GAAGTGGACAGCCTACGCAAACAGCTGGGCAATACTGTCAGTGTGGAGCTGAAGGCTGCTCCAGCCCTGAACCTCAGTGCCATCATGGATGAAATGCGGCAGAAATATGAAGTCTTGGCACAAGAGAACCTTAAGAAGGTCAAAGAAGAGTTTGAGATACAG ACTGAAACTCTGCAGCAACAAGTTTCAGTGGACACTGCAGAATTAAAGGAATCAGAGGTTCAAGTAAAGGAGCTGAGACGCACCTACCAGAACTTGGAGATAGACCTCAAGTCCCATCTCAGTATG AAACAATCTTTGGAGCAGACACTGCAAGATACCCAAGCTCGTTATCAGAGCCAGCTGGCCgccctccaggccctgctgaACTCCATAGAGGCCCAACTGATGCAGATTCGAGCTGATACAGAACGCCAGAGCAAGGAATACAATGAGCTCCTTGACATGAAGATCAGGCTGGAGCAGGAAATTGCTACTTACCGGCGCCTTCTGGAAGGAGAGGAGCT catcctggaGGAGAAAGCAG ATGTAAAGAAAACCAGGAAGATTAAGACAGTGGTGGAAGAAGTAGTGGATGGCAAGGTCGTGTCATCTGAAatcaaagaaatggaagaaagtatATAA
- the KRT12 gene encoding keratin, type I cytoskeletal 12, which produces MSLLVQNSELSRQLSAQSGTLGRARGMSASSVGSGYGGSGLGFGGSYGGGFSAASMFGSSSGFGGGSASSFAGGLGTAYGGGLGIGFGGSPGGGSLCLLSGNDGGLLSGSEKETMQNLNGRLASYLDKVRALEEANTELENKIHEWYKTRGSGTEDPGSQNDYSKYYSLIEDLRNKIISASTGNAQLILQTDNARLAADDFRMKSENELALRQSVEADINGLRRVLDELTLAKADLEMQIESLKEELAYLSKNHEEELRSFQSDGPAQVSVEMKAAPGVDLTRLLNNMRAQYEAIAEQHRKDAEAWFMEKSGELKKEISTHTEQLQCSKSEITDLRRVFQNLEMELQSHLAVKTSLEDSLAQTEGDYCGQLSQVQQLIRSLEEQLLQVRRDTECQNANHQRLLNVKASLELEIETYRDLLDAEAQGDGVDETSSVTDSKSEAQSTESSKDPTKPRKSRTAIQTVVNEEVVSSQVQELEELI; this is translated from the exons ATGTCACTCTTAGTGCAGAACTCGGAGCTGTCCAGGCAGCTGTCTGCCCAGAGTGGGACACTGGGCAGAGCCAGGGGCATGTCTGCCTCCAGTGTTGGAAGTGGCTATGGGGGAAGTGGCCTTGGCTTTGGAGGCAGCTATGGGGGAGGTTTTTCTGCTGCTTCCATGTTTGGTTCTAGTTCAGGCTTTGGTGGTGGCTCTGCAAGTTCCTTCGCAGGAGGGCTGGGCACTGCTTATGGAGGAGGCCTGGGGATTGGATTTGGAGGAAGCCCAGGAGGGGGCTCTCTATGTCTTCTCTCTGGCAATGATGGAGGCCTTCTTTCTGGATCAGAAAAGGAAACCATGCAAAATCTTAATGGTAGATTGGCTTCCTACCTAGATAAGGTTCGAGCTCTAGAAGAGGCTAATACTGAGCTAGAAAACAAAATTCATGAATGGTACAAAACACGAGGATCTGGGACTGAAGATCCTGGGTCACAGAACGATTACAGTAAATATTATTCACTGATTGAAGACCTCAGGAATAAG ATCATCTCTGCCAGCACTGGAAATGCCCAGCTCATCTTACAGACCGACAATGCAAGACTGGCTGCCGACGACTTTAGAATGAA GTCTGAGAACGAGCTGGCCCTGCGCCAGAGCGTGGAGGCCGACATTAACGGCCTGCGCCGGGTGCTGGACGAGCTGACCCTGGCCAAGGCCGACCTGGAGATGCAGATCGAGAGCCTGAAGGAGGAGCTGGCCTATCTGAGCAAGAACCACGAGGAG GAGCTCCGAAGCTTCCAGTCTGACGGCCCCGCCCAGGTCAGTGTAGAAATGAAGGCTGCCCCAGGAGTGGACCTCACCAGGCTCCTCAACAACATGAGGGCCCAGTATGAAGCGATCGCTGAGCAGCACCGTAAGGACGCGGAAGCCTGGTTCATGGAAAAG AGCGGGGAGCTCAAGAAGGAGATCAGCACCCACACTGAGCAGCTTCAGTGCAGCAAGAGCGAGATCACCGACTTGAGACGCGTCTTTCAAAACCTGGAGATGGAGCTCCAGTCCCACCTCGCCGTG AAGACATCTCTGGAGGACTCCTTGGCCCAAACCGAGGGGGACTACTGCGGCCAGCTGTCCCAGGTGCAACAGCTCATCCGCAGCCTGGAGGAGCAACTGCTCCAGGTGCGCAGGGACACCGAGTGCCAGAACGCCAACCACCAGCGACTGCTGAACGTCAAGGCCAGCCTGGAGCTGGAGATCGAGACCTACCGCGACCTGCTGGATGCCGAAGCCCAAGG TGATGGTGTGGATGAAACTTCATCTGTGACTGACTCCAAATCTGAAGCACAGTCCACTGAATCCTCTAAAG ACCCTACCAAACCCCGAAAAAGCAGAACAGCCATCCAGACCGTGGTGAACGAGGAGGTGGTCTCATCTCAAGTTCAGGAACTTGAAGAACTAATATAA